From one Egibacteraceae bacterium genomic stretch:
- the rpsO gene encoding 30S ribosomal protein S15, with translation MPNKDELVAEYATSEGDTGSPEVQVALLTARITHLTEHLQTHKKDHHSRRGLLQLVGRRRRLLNYLHRTDIERYRSLIQRLGLRR, from the coding sequence ATCCCGAACAAGGATGAGCTCGTCGCGGAGTACGCCACCTCGGAAGGGGACACCGGATCCCCCGAGGTCCAGGTGGCGCTGTTGACGGCTCGGATCACCCACCTGACCGAGCACCTGCAGACCCACAAGAAGGACCACCACTCCCGACGGGGGCTGCTGCAGCTCGTCGGTCGCCGCCGGCGTCTGCTGAACTACCTGCACCGCACCGATATCGAGCGCTACCGGTCGCTGATCCAGCGACTCGGTCTCCGCCGATAG